Proteins encoded in a region of the Moritella marina ATCC 15381 genome:
- a CDS encoding cystathionine gamma-synthase family protein: MKEQGFTTHLVHHDHNQNLEFGAIHAPIYNSATYGYDDIQDLIDIFQGRQAGQAYARQATPTIDMLQNMICEMEQGKASLCFSSGMAAIVAVFLTLLKGGDHIVASRFLFGNTSSVFGTLKSFGIEVTLVDATDVANVAAACQANTKMVFVETIANPATQVCDLVEIGELCDAKGLLYVVDNTLTSAYLFQPKVVKCHLIVTSLSKYFGGHGNVIGGSVTDTGLFDWSQYPNIFEAYRKGDPAMWGYAQMKKKGLRDMGACLSSEAAGQLALGSETMALRVKQSSSSALALALILENHPKVDRVYYPGLESHPQYTRAKSLFGASGSMISLDLKEGFDCCQFLNELKLVIGATHLGDNRSLALPVAPTIFHEIGLAARQESGISENMIRCSIGIEDTEDLLADFTQALASL; encoded by the coding sequence ATGAAAGAGCAGGGATTCACGACTCATTTAGTTCATCATGATCACAATCAAAATCTAGAGTTTGGGGCTATTCACGCCCCCATTTATAACTCAGCAACTTACGGTTATGATGACATTCAAGATCTTATCGATATCTTCCAAGGCCGCCAAGCTGGCCAAGCTTATGCTCGTCAAGCAACACCAACGATTGATATGTTACAGAACATGATCTGTGAAATGGAACAAGGTAAAGCATCACTTTGTTTTAGCTCCGGTATGGCGGCTATTGTCGCGGTATTTTTGACTTTATTAAAAGGTGGCGATCATATCGTTGCCAGTCGTTTTTTATTCGGTAATACCTCAAGTGTGTTTGGCACATTAAAAAGTTTTGGTATTGAAGTAACGCTTGTTGATGCGACTGATGTGGCTAACGTTGCTGCAGCTTGCCAAGCGAACACTAAAATGGTGTTTGTAGAAACAATCGCTAACCCAGCGACACAAGTTTGTGATTTAGTTGAAATAGGCGAACTTTGTGATGCTAAAGGCTTATTATATGTGGTCGATAACACGCTAACATCTGCTTATCTATTTCAACCTAAAGTGGTGAAATGTCACCTGATCGTGACTTCGTTATCAAAATATTTTGGTGGTCACGGTAATGTGATTGGTGGCTCTGTTACTGATACCGGTTTATTTGATTGGTCACAGTATCCAAATATCTTTGAAGCGTACCGTAAAGGTGATCCTGCAATGTGGGGTTATGCGCAAATGAAGAAGAAAGGGTTACGTGATATGGGTGCTTGCCTGAGTTCTGAAGCGGCTGGTCAATTAGCACTGGGTTCAGAAACGATGGCGCTACGTGTTAAACAATCATCGAGTTCGGCTTTAGCGTTGGCATTAATACTAGAGAATCACCCAAAAGTTGATCGTGTGTATTATCCTGGCCTAGAATCGCACCCACAATATACTCGTGCTAAATCACTCTTTGGCGCATCAGGGTCTATGATCAGCTTAGATCTTAAAGAAGGCTTCGATTGCTGCCAATTTTTGAATGAGTTGAAGTTAGTTATTGGCGCGACACATTTAGGAGATAATCGTAGTCTAGCATTGCCTGTAGCACCTACTATTTTTCATGAAATCGGTTTAGCTGCGCGTCAAGAATCAGGGATTAGTGAAAATATGATCCGTTGTTCAATTGGTATTGAAGATACTGAGGATTTACTGGCTGACTTTACCCAAGCATTAGCTAGTCTATAA
- the asnC gene encoding transcriptional regulator AsnC, translating into MSLNAHLDELDKKILNALMVNARVPYAELAKKFNVSAGTIHVRVEKMKSTGVILGTKVEVCPKKLGYDVCCFIGINLKSAKDYPSALAQLKALDEVVEAYYTTGNYNIFVKLMTRSIDELQKVLIDKIQQIEEVQSTETLISLQNPISRDVHP; encoded by the coding sequence ATGTCGCTTAATGCTCATCTTGATGAATTAGATAAAAAAATCCTTAATGCACTCATGGTCAATGCACGTGTCCCTTATGCTGAACTGGCGAAAAAATTTAACGTCAGTGCGGGTACTATCCACGTTCGAGTCGAAAAAATGAAATCAACAGGTGTCATCCTTGGCACTAAAGTGGAAGTGTGTCCGAAGAAACTCGGTTATGACGTGTGTTGTTTTATTGGTATTAATCTAAAGAGCGCAAAAGATTACCCTTCTGCCTTAGCGCAATTAAAAGCGCTAGATGAAGTCGTTGAAGCATATTACACAACGGGTAATTATAATATTTTTGTAAAACTGATGACGCGCTCAATTGATGAGTTACAAAAAGTATTGATTGATAAAATTCAACAGATTGAAGAAGTGCAATCGACAGAAACATTGATCTCGTTACAAAACCCAATTAGCCGTGATGTACACCCGTAA
- the miaA gene encoding tRNA (adenosine(37)-N6)-dimethylallyltransferase MiaA has product MSQQQYNLIVVLGATASGKTRLGVNLAKQLDGEVISGDSRQVYTCLDIGSGKDLAEYDNVPYHLIDIIEPGKEYNAFQFQRDFFNVFKDINQRNKLPLLVGGTGLYIDAVVAGYEFVQLDKNMPQREQFAEMALEDVQKILLELDSQSYTATDITARPRLYRAIEIAQHAASQTAPVTKTVLPEIKPLYFGIKWDRSELRQRITLRLKERLEHGMIEEVEGLLAQGITHEKLEYLGLEYRFVSQYIEGKISYDEMFDILNIAIHKYAKRQDTWFRRMERQGATIHWLDGTGDINKQAQVVLNQFQRS; this is encoded by the coding sequence ATGTCTCAGCAACAATATAATCTTATCGTCGTACTCGGTGCGACCGCATCCGGGAAAACCCGTTTGGGTGTCAACCTAGCAAAACAATTAGACGGTGAAGTGATCTCGGGCGATTCTCGACAGGTCTATACCTGCCTCGATATTGGCTCAGGCAAAGATTTAGCTGAATACGATAACGTACCTTACCATTTGATTGATATTATCGAGCCCGGTAAGGAATATAACGCGTTTCAATTTCAACGTGATTTCTTCAACGTATTTAAAGACATTAACCAGCGTAATAAATTACCGTTACTCGTCGGCGGTACAGGCTTATACATAGATGCAGTTGTTGCAGGTTATGAATTTGTGCAACTCGATAAAAACATGCCCCAGCGTGAGCAGTTTGCTGAAATGGCGTTAGAAGATGTACAGAAAATTTTACTTGAGCTTGATAGCCAATCCTATACAGCAACAGATATTACAGCCCGTCCACGTTTGTATCGCGCAATTGAAATAGCGCAACATGCCGCGTCCCAAACAGCTCCTGTTACCAAAACAGTACTGCCAGAAATAAAGCCACTGTATTTCGGTATCAAATGGGACCGCAGTGAATTACGTCAGCGTATCACCTTACGTTTAAAAGAACGCTTAGAACACGGCATGATTGAAGAAGTTGAAGGCTTGTTAGCGCAAGGTATTACGCATGAAAAGCTAGAATACCTTGGCCTTGAATACCGTTTTGTCAGTCAGTATATCGAAGGGAAGATAAGCTATGATGAGATGTTTGATATATTAAATATCGCCATCCACAAATATGCAAAGCGCCAAGATACCTGGTTTAGAAGAATGGAACGTCAAGGTGCAACCATTCATTGGCTAGACGGTACTGGTGATATCAATAAACAAGCGCAAGTGGTACTTAATCAATTTCAAAGGAGTTAA
- a CDS encoding dicarboxylate/amino acid:cation symporter, whose protein sequence is MLTDKKSLVKNIGFQVVIAMIVGAAVGAFMGEGAAIFAPLGALFINLIKMLVIPLVAVSIIAGAANLGDSPSAGKIGVGTFVFFMLTSAIAVALALVMGNVFEPGVGVDFSQQAAGLAVVTAEQGALPGVFDTIIGMIPTNVFSALTSGNILQILVFSIFFGIALTKVERKRAKPIMDGLQTIIDAFVWMINCVMVIAPIGVFGLMAESVGTFGFSALAVVMKLFVVYIAAIIIYGFIFYPLVVKFFSDTPVLKFMSAMKKPQALALSTASSMATLPVTLEVCEKELKLANSTAAFVLPLGATINMSGNAIYYGLVAVFFAQMFNVELGMAAYAAIIFTSTLGAIGQAGVPGPSFLVVAVLLAAGIPIEGLPLLFALDRIFDMVRTALNITGDAVCAVVMDKYNPEHQVTK, encoded by the coding sequence TTGCTTACGGATAAAAAAAGTTTAGTTAAAAATATTGGATTTCAAGTTGTTATCGCCATGATAGTTGGCGCGGCGGTTGGTGCCTTCATGGGCGAAGGCGCTGCTATTTTTGCGCCTCTGGGTGCGTTATTCATTAATTTGATTAAAATGTTGGTGATTCCACTTGTTGCTGTATCGATTATAGCCGGTGCTGCTAATCTTGGTGATAGCCCTTCCGCAGGTAAAATCGGTGTGGGTACGTTTGTATTCTTTATGCTGACATCGGCGATTGCTGTGGCGCTTGCCTTAGTGATGGGTAATGTATTTGAACCAGGTGTGGGTGTTGATTTTTCTCAACAGGCAGCGGGTCTTGCTGTTGTTACTGCCGAGCAAGGTGCATTGCCCGGTGTATTTGATACTATCATTGGTATGATCCCAACGAATGTATTCAGTGCTTTAACCAGTGGCAACATTCTGCAAATTTTAGTATTTAGCATCTTCTTTGGTATTGCGTTAACGAAAGTAGAGCGTAAACGTGCAAAACCTATTATGGATGGCTTACAGACCATTATTGATGCGTTCGTTTGGATGATTAACTGTGTGATGGTTATTGCTCCAATTGGTGTATTTGGTCTGATGGCAGAATCAGTTGGTACATTTGGCTTTAGTGCACTAGCGGTAGTGATGAAACTATTCGTGGTTTATATCGCTGCGATTATTATTTATGGCTTTATCTTCTATCCACTGGTAGTGAAGTTCTTCTCTGATACACCAGTACTTAAATTTATGTCGGCGATGAAAAAGCCACAAGCACTCGCATTATCTACCGCATCATCAATGGCTACATTACCAGTAACACTGGAAGTGTGTGAAAAAGAATTAAAACTTGCTAACTCAACAGCTGCGTTTGTATTACCGTTAGGTGCGACGATCAACATGAGTGGTAACGCTATTTATTATGGCCTAGTAGCCGTGTTCTTTGCACAAATGTTCAATGTTGAATTGGGTATGGCTGCTTATGCTGCGATCATCTTTACATCGACATTGGGTGCGATTGGTCAAGCGGGTGTTCCGGGACCCTCTTTCCTTGTTGTTGCGGTACTCCTTGCGGCGGGCATTCCTATCGAAGGTTTACCACTATTATTCGCATTAGATCGTATTTTTGATATGGTGCGTACTGCATTGAATATTACTGGTGATGCTGTGTGTGCAGTGGTGATGGATAAATATAATCCAGAGCATCAAGTGACTAAATAA
- the recD gene encoding exodeoxyribonuclease V subunit alpha: MSILQCLKELANENQIRQLDYQFARFISNYESEPAIILLACLTSYQLGKGHVCIDLQGIDSNALFDLNLTRSHLLLTEISNRNESWPSLLANSAVVGESAPLQFVAEAGKLYLQRYWAYELQVAQQLKNLAKQSQQPDLSTSLNRLFKRDYGFLFPILAKEREVNFSAQSFVAKYLDVVKKGRISWSDVEQVLLTAKNAQELHALDSLIPEAYCLNWQKLSVAVAATRHFSVISGGPGTGKTTTVTKLLALLIEQGLLAQQALTIKLVAPTGKAAARLTESIAGAKGKLDLPVSVADLIPEQAGTIHRLLGVIPNRQAFRHNKDNPLHLDVLVVDEASMVDLPLMAKLLAALPPHARLILLGDKDQLASVEAGSVLADICAYATKGYSTGQVNWLSSITDYDLNQYQATDATAIYDSLCLLRKSYRFDAESGIGCLAGAVNRGDLNEFDSVWENQHDDINLHPLSTETYDSLITMAKTGYQDYLTKVVVSPSDEDAKSILRSFNDFQILTAIREGDFGVEGLNQRIEKALVATRKIRKDQSEWYAGRPIMITNNDHGLGLYNGDIGICMQDEDRRMRVYFEMADGNVQSFLPSRLPPHQTVFAMTIHKSQGSEFRHTVMILPNRFNPVLTRELVYTGITRAKEQLDIFTNVTVMKKAIKLRTERVSGLMALLIQD; this comes from the coding sequence ATGAGCATACTGCAGTGTTTAAAAGAATTAGCCAATGAAAATCAGATCCGTCAACTTGATTATCAATTCGCTCGATTTATTAGTAATTATGAATCTGAACCCGCGATCATTTTATTGGCCTGCTTAACCAGTTATCAACTGGGTAAAGGCCATGTATGCATTGATTTACAAGGTATCGATAGTAATGCGTTATTTGATCTGAATTTAACCCGTTCACACTTATTACTGACGGAAATATCGAATCGCAATGAGTCTTGGCCAAGTTTATTGGCAAACTCAGCTGTTGTGGGTGAGTCTGCGCCACTGCAGTTTGTTGCTGAGGCGGGGAAATTATATTTACAGCGTTACTGGGCTTACGAATTACAAGTTGCGCAGCAGTTGAAGAATTTAGCCAAGCAAAGCCAACAGCCAGATCTCAGTACCAGCTTGAACCGTTTATTTAAACGTGATTATGGTTTCCTCTTTCCTATTTTAGCGAAAGAACGAGAAGTTAATTTTAGTGCGCAGTCATTTGTGGCCAAGTACTTAGATGTCGTTAAGAAAGGTCGTATTAGCTGGAGTGATGTGGAGCAAGTATTACTGACGGCTAAGAATGCTCAAGAATTACATGCCTTAGATAGCTTGATTCCAGAAGCCTATTGTCTTAACTGGCAAAAGCTATCTGTAGCTGTCGCAGCGACGCGGCATTTCTCGGTGATATCCGGTGGCCCTGGTACAGGTAAAACAACCACAGTAACTAAACTGCTGGCGTTATTGATTGAACAAGGTTTATTAGCACAACAAGCGTTAACCATTAAATTAGTTGCACCAACAGGTAAAGCGGCAGCTCGTTTAACAGAGTCGATTGCGGGTGCGAAGGGGAAGTTAGATTTACCGGTCAGTGTGGCTGATTTAATTCCCGAGCAAGCAGGGACAATACATAGATTATTAGGGGTGATCCCGAATAGACAAGCATTCCGTCATAATAAAGATAACCCATTACACCTTGATGTGCTGGTTGTTGATGAAGCCTCGATGGTGGATTTACCTTTGATGGCGAAACTGTTAGCAGCATTACCGCCCCATGCTCGATTGATATTACTGGGTGATAAAGATCAGCTGGCGTCGGTAGAGGCTGGCTCTGTACTCGCGGATATCTGTGCTTATGCAACGAAGGGTTATTCTACTGGGCAAGTAAACTGGTTATCTAGTATTACCGATTACGATCTAAACCAGTACCAAGCCACCGATGCGACGGCGATATATGACAGTCTTTGCTTATTACGTAAGAGCTATCGTTTCGATGCCGAATCAGGTATCGGCTGTTTAGCGGGGGCGGTGAATCGAGGTGATCTAAACGAATTTGATAGCGTGTGGGAAAATCAACATGATGATATTAACCTGCACCCGTTATCGACAGAAACTTATGATTCGCTTATTACTATGGCAAAAACAGGTTATCAAGATTACTTGACTAAGGTAGTTGTATCACCGAGTGACGAGGACGCTAAATCGATATTACGTAGTTTTAATGACTTCCAAATCTTAACCGCGATCAGAGAAGGCGACTTTGGTGTCGAAGGTTTAAACCAGCGTATCGAAAAAGCATTAGTAGCAACACGTAAAATACGTAAAGACCAATCTGAATGGTATGCCGGTAGACCGATTATGATCACCAATAATGATCATGGTCTTGGTTTATACAATGGTGACATTGGTATTTGCATGCAGGATGAAGACCGTCGTATGCGGGTTTATTTTGAAATGGCAGACGGTAACGTGCAATCTTTTTTGCCGAGTCGATTACCACCGCATCAAACCGTGTTTGCAATGACAATTCATAAATCACAAGGGTCTGAGTTTAGGCACACGGTTATGATTTTACCTAATCGCTTTAATCCAGTGCTTACCAGGGAGTTGGTGTACACAGGTATTACCCGTGCAAAAGAGCAATTAGACATATTCACCAACGTGACGGTAATGAAAAAGGCGATTAAATTACGTACCGAACGGGTCAGTGGGCTAATGGCATTACTTATCCAAGATTAA